From Humidesulfovibrio mexicanus:
TCGTACACGTTCTGGATGTGCGTGTACTGCTCATCTTCGGGCGTCATGGGCGGCAGGCCGAACCGCGTGCGGTACTTGTTGTAGTACACCACATTGGCCCGAAGCGAATCGATGAGCACGCCGTCGCAGTCGAAAATGAAGCCCTTGTAACGCCGCAAGGCGGAAACATCAGGGGAGAGGTCGAGAACAACCATGTGTGCGCCCTACTCGTCCTTGGCGCCCGGCTTCAAAACGCCAAGGGTCACCATGGAGGCCAGCCACGACTTGTTCGCAGGGACATTCCCAAGCCCCAGGAACCGCCACAGGGGCGCACGGTATACGCGCTGCGCGCCAGAAATGGCTTCCAGAGGCCCCTCGGGGATTCCGGCCTCGGCCAGTTCGTCGGCAATACTGCCCACGTCCGTGCACAGGGCTTCGCCCGGCATAAGCAGGACAAAACTTTCCAACAGCTTGCGCCAGGGCAGGGGCGTATGCTCCGTCTGAGGCAACGTGAGGCCGGACAATTCACGCCCAAGGGCCAACGCGTCCTGGTCGGAGTCCTCGTCAACAACCTCAGGCCCGGCCGCGACACTTTGGCCCAGACGGCTCCAGGCGTTTTTCAGCCGTTCCTCCACGCTACGCAGGTCCAGCATCCTTTCCTCAAGACTCCAGGCCAGCAGCAGCAGCACCTGGGCCTGGCGCAAGGCGGCGCTTTCGGGATCGGCCGCCTCGACACCGCCAACGCCAAGCAGACTGCGCTCCACCTCGGCCTGCACGGCAATGCCGCCTTCAGGCGAAAGCGCTCCGACAGCGCCCGCCAGGCTTTGGGCCAGGGCATCGCCGGGATTGGCCTGCTCCTCGCCGAAGCGCAGCAAATCGGCAAGCAGGGCCCGCGCCGTGCGTGGATCAAACGGCGACAAGGCGGACCGGACCGTCTCGATATCGGGCGAAGTGCCTTCAGAACGTTCCCGGATGGAAGACAAGGCTCCGCGAACCGTGGGCAAGCCAGGATCCAAAAGGCGGAGTCCGGCCGCCAAGTGCGTGCCCATACGGGAAGAAAGCAATTGCGGGTGCATATATGGAAAATACAATGGCATGGGTACTCCAGTGCGGGTTCACGCCTTGGCGCGCAGGCGATAGTTGATGCAATGCCCCGCGCACATGGGCAGGCGCAACAGACAGATATCCACGAACAAGTGACGGCATTCGGGCAGTGCCTCCGCGGTTGTCGGCACGTACTGCGGGCAAACGACGCCTTCACTCACCATGCGCTCGAAACGCGCGCTCCACAACCGCATGAGTTCGGTCTCGTCAAGCCCGAAATTGTCGGCCCGGTTCAAGAAATCATCATACGCGGCCTCCCAGCCGAGTTGGACAACGCAGCGGTAGTCCTGGTTCAGGCCGGGGTTCAGCTGTTCCTCATAAAGGCAACGTCCCTGGTAATAGGAACGGCACCCGAAGGCAGGTAAACGGACAAGAACATTTTTCGCGTGTTCAGACACTTGCGATCCCAGCATCCTGCCATTCCATGGTGCGATCCCCGAACGAGAGAATACGCTGGCGCAATGTGGATTGTAAAGCCGCAGCCCATGCAAGGCATTGACCTGAACCAGGGCGGCAGGTAGACTTCATGCACAATAAGGAGATTCAAATGGGCGGACTTACAGGAATTCTAATCGTCGTCATCGTGGCGCTCATCATAACCGGCAGCCACAAGCTGCCGGACCTGGGGTCCGGTTTGGGACGTGGCATCAAAAACTTCAAGCGGAGCTTGAAAGAGCCGGATGAAATCGACGTGACCCCCCAATCTGCTGAAAAAGATAGGGATAACAAGCCCAAATAGCACCAAGCGCCATTACACTCGCGCCTGACCGTTGTCGTTGTGCGGAAACATGCGCAGACCGACGACCAGATAATACGCCCCGCTCAACGCCGTGAGCACCGCGACTGCACAAACGAGCCATTTGTGTATATCGGGATGAAAACGCATCATGCTATGTTCGACCATCACCAGCAGCACAAGGGATATCTGCACGGTGGTGGCGCATTTGCTGATCCATACCGGCTTGATGCCCCGCTTCACGTCCACGCCGGAATAGTGCAACAGCGCCAGCCCGCCCACGATGAACAGGTCGCGGCTGACCACGAGAATCGCCAGCCATTGCGGAATCCAGTCCTGCACGGCAAGGCAGGTGAAGCTGGTCACAAGCAGGATTTTGTCTGCGAGGGGGTCCAGTATGGCGCCGAAAGTCGACCTCTGCTTGAGCAGCCGGGCAAGGGTTCCGTCCAGGGCGTCCGTGAGCCCGGCAATGGCGAAGAGCACCCAGGCCAGATCAAGCCGCTGGTCCACAAAGGCCATGACAAAGCCCGGAGTGAGCATGATTCGCGTTACCGTGAGCAGGTTCGGAATCGTCCAGTTGTTTTCGCGTAAGGGAGGGGTCACCGCTCCGAACCCCCGGCCTGCTCCAAAAGCGAAAGGCCTCGCTCCTTCAGGGCGGCGTCCAGCCGGTCACCAAATGACTTGGGGTTCGCCACGCGGCAGCTGAACACTGCGGAAACTCCGGCGGCGCCGATCTGCAGTTGATTCAGACAGGGGTCCTGCACGTCTTTGTCCCACCCTGCGAGCACATGCAGAAACTCGACGACTCCGTCCGCGTTGGAAAAGCCGACGATCTCCATCTGCCGCTTCCCTGGACCGTGCAGACGCTCGTCAACGGAAAAATACCGCCCCCAGACGTCGAGCCACAGGGCGGGCAGGCTGGAAGAATCCGCCGCGATCATCACCTGACCCTGGCGCAAGACCGCCTTGTAGTACCCCTGGGGCACACGCTCCACCGTGACTTCCGGCAGTTGAACGCCCTGACGCGGCTCGTCGAGCCCAAGGAGCACGTCCTGCTCCCGCATCAGATTGGCGTCCTGTTGGGAAACTCCGGCGCCGCGGTGCAGGGTACAGCCGCCGGGGTGCCGCTCACCGGACAAGAACCCCAGGCGCAGCACGGTCTGTCGCAAGGCGTGGCGGTTGGTCTCCACATCCAGCTCAAGTTCCACAGCAGGACCTGCCACAGGGGCCGAAACGG
This genomic window contains:
- a CDS encoding CDP-alcohol phosphatidyltransferase family protein, with the protein product MTPPLRENNWTIPNLLTVTRIMLTPGFVMAFVDQRLDLAWVLFAIAGLTDALDGTLARLLKQRSTFGAILDPLADKILLVTSFTCLAVQDWIPQWLAILVVSRDLFIVGGLALLHYSGVDVKRGIKPVWISKCATTVQISLVLLVMVEHSMMRFHPDIHKWLVCAVAVLTALSGAYYLVVGLRMFPHNDNGQARV
- a CDS encoding twin-arginine translocase TatA/TatE family subunit, producing MGGLTGILIVVIVALIITGSHKLPDLGSGLGRGIKNFKRSLKEPDEIDVTPQSAEKDRDNKPK